From the Chitinolyticbacter meiyuanensis genome, one window contains:
- a CDS encoding phage tail protein I, giving the protein MTPRSLLPPNQTAIENALALSRRPAADPSALRHLSDAARCPAQLLPWLAWARSVDRFEAATTEEQQRAVIASSISVHRRKGTVAAVRQVFRDLGLGEVTIDEGANGHSYDGSTSFDGFANYDDVGGWAEYRVHVDKLLSVEQAALARDILTDVAPVRCHLWGLDFTGAELLYNNLAAFDGSYTYGVA; this is encoded by the coding sequence ATGACGCCACGCAGCCTGCTGCCGCCCAACCAGACCGCCATCGAGAACGCGCTGGCGCTGTCCCGTCGGCCAGCGGCGGATCCTTCGGCATTGCGCCACCTGAGCGATGCCGCACGCTGCCCGGCGCAGCTTCTGCCCTGGCTGGCCTGGGCGCGCTCGGTGGATCGCTTCGAGGCCGCCACCACCGAAGAGCAGCAGCGCGCCGTGATCGCCTCCTCGATCAGCGTGCATCGGCGCAAGGGCACGGTCGCCGCGGTACGCCAGGTGTTCAGGGATCTTGGGCTCGGTGAAGTCACCATCGACGAAGGCGCCAACGGGCACAGCTACGACGGCAGCACCAGTTTCGATGGCTTTGCCAACTATGACGATGTCGGCGGCTGGGCCGAGTACCGCGTCCATGTCGACAAGCTGCTTTCGGTCGAGCAGGCCGCCTTGGCCCGCGACATCCTCACCGATGTCGCCCCGGTGCGCTGCCACCTCTGGGGCCTCGACTTTACCGGCGCCGAACTGCTCTACAACAACCTCGCCGCCTTCGACGGCAGCTACACCTACGGAGTCGCCTAA
- a CDS encoding baseplate assembly protein — protein MSFDFSRLPPPDLIVRSDFEAILARRKADLLKLVPADQRANVERTLTLESEPMAILLQEAAYAELLFEQRVNEAALGSMLATAQGADLDNRAADYGVSRLLITPADPAAVPPIAAVWESDDRLRLRAQMALEGLSVAGPRAAYVFHALSVSANVADVAVHSPASDGVVHVHVLDARGGGVPDAQLLADVQAALSAETVRPLCDKVTTLASVPINVDISAIIEFEPDGEALSGSLSGARARLDALLQQRRALGQVLPVSAIDAALHTDGVRRVRVLAPTADVVCALNEFPRAAAITLERWA, from the coding sequence ATGAGTTTTGATTTCTCCCGCCTGCCACCGCCGGACCTCATAGTCCGCTCCGATTTCGAGGCCATCCTCGCCCGGCGCAAGGCGGACCTGCTCAAGCTGGTACCAGCTGATCAGCGCGCCAACGTCGAGCGCACGCTCACGCTTGAATCGGAGCCCATGGCCATCCTGCTGCAGGAAGCGGCCTATGCCGAGCTGCTGTTCGAACAGCGGGTCAACGAGGCCGCGCTCGGCAGCATGCTGGCCACTGCCCAGGGCGCCGACCTCGACAACCGCGCTGCAGACTATGGCGTCAGCCGCTTGCTGATCACCCCGGCCGACCCTGCCGCCGTGCCACCGATTGCTGCGGTGTGGGAGTCCGACGATCGCCTGCGGCTACGCGCGCAGATGGCGCTGGAAGGGCTGTCTGTCGCCGGCCCGCGTGCCGCCTACGTGTTTCATGCGCTGTCGGTATCGGCGAACGTCGCCGATGTGGCCGTGCATAGCCCGGCCAGTGATGGGGTAGTGCATGTCCACGTGCTGGATGCGCGCGGCGGCGGCGTACCGGATGCCCAGCTACTGGCCGACGTGCAAGCCGCCCTGAGCGCGGAAACGGTCCGCCCCCTGTGCGACAAGGTCACGACGCTGGCCAGCGTGCCGATCAACGTCGATATCAGCGCCATCATCGAATTCGAGCCCGACGGCGAAGCCCTGTCCGGCAGCCTGTCTGGCGCCCGCGCCCGGCTCGATGCGCTGCTGCAGCAGCGCCGCGCGCTGGGCCAGGTGCTGCCCGTGTCGGCGATCGACGCGGCCCTGCATACCGATGGTGTGCGGCGGGTGCGCGTGCTCGCTCCGACCGCCGATGTGGTATGTGCGCTCAACGAATTCCCGCGCGCCGCAGCGATCACCCTGGAGCGCTGGGCATGA
- a CDS encoding GPW/gp25 family protein produces the protein MDANTGRYLADNAHLQQSVRCILSTPIGSRVMRREFGSLLPELIDQPLVGATVLRILAASAMALMRWEPRLQIDRISVSVGVGGSLMVDIEGQSIDGPRRTGVALSVPLALGAA, from the coding sequence ATGGACGCCAACACCGGCCGCTACCTGGCCGACAACGCGCACCTGCAGCAGTCGGTGCGTTGCATCCTCTCCACGCCGATCGGCTCGCGCGTCATGCGCCGCGAGTTCGGCAGCCTGCTGCCCGAGCTGATCGACCAGCCCCTCGTCGGTGCCACGGTGCTGCGCATACTGGCAGCCTCGGCCATGGCGCTGATGCGCTGGGAGCCGCGGCTGCAGATCGATCGCATCAGCGTGTCCGTTGGAGTCGGCGGCAGCCTGATGGTGGACATCGAAGGCCAGTCCATTGACGGCCCGCGTCGCACCGGCGTCGCCCTGTCCGTGCCGCTTGCCTTGGGGGCTGCATGA
- a CDS encoding phage baseplate assembly protein V — MNPIPDLARRLESLLRFGTIAQVDHAHARCTVTTGGITTEWLPWLALRAGRTRCWNPPTAGEQCAVLAPSGELAGGLVLVGLFSDGGPAPSSNPDETLTVFPDGATLRYNHATHAMTIDGIASLVVNASDSITLRAGSQVVLDAPQTTSTGQHTIEGLLIYLAGLVGEGGGAGSVITGPLTQSDGPLTSNGIAFGAHRHPESIGDITGVPQ, encoded by the coding sequence ATGAACCCCATTCCTGATCTCGCCCGCCGCCTGGAAAGCCTGCTGCGCTTTGGCACCATCGCCCAAGTGGATCACGCCCACGCCCGCTGCACCGTCACTACCGGCGGCATCACCACCGAGTGGCTGCCCTGGCTCGCGCTGCGCGCCGGTCGCACCCGTTGCTGGAACCCACCCACCGCGGGCGAACAATGCGCCGTGCTGGCGCCATCCGGCGAGCTGGCCGGCGGCCTGGTGCTGGTCGGCCTCTTCAGCGATGGTGGCCCGGCGCCGTCGAGCAATCCCGACGAAACCCTGACCGTATTCCCGGATGGCGCCACGCTGCGCTACAACCACGCCACTCACGCCATGACGATCGACGGTATCGCCTCGCTGGTGGTCAATGCCTCGGACAGCATCACCCTGCGTGCCGGCAGCCAGGTGGTGCTCGATGCACCGCAAACCACCTCGACCGGTCAGCACACCATTGAGGGGCTGCTCATCTATCTGGCCGGGCTGGTCGGCGAGGGTGGCGGTGCCGGATCGGTCATCACCGGCCCGTTGACGCAATCCGATGGGCCGCTCACCAGCAATGGCATCGCGTTCGGCGCGCACCGTCACCCCGAATCCATCGGCGACATCACCGGGGTGCCGCAATGA